The Lycium barbarum isolate Lr01 chromosome 9, ASM1917538v2, whole genome shotgun sequence genome has a segment encoding these proteins:
- the LOC132609950 gene encoding secreted RxLR effector protein 161-like, whose protein sequence is MCVHGGKDLEDVTMYRQLVGSLIYLTQTRPDISFAVGVISRYMHNPKKHHIEALRRILRHVKSAMDYGLLYKKGEECKLVSYCDSDYAGDHDTCCSTTGFVFKHGDGAISWCNKRQPTVSLSTTEAEYQAAAVAAQESTWLMQLMKDLQQLVGYAVPLYCDNQSAICLAENSVFHARTKHVEILSRPNQWAMTGTQS, encoded by the coding sequence ATGTGCGTGCATGGAGGAAAAGATTTAGAAGATGTGACGATGTATCGGCAATTGGTAGGTAGTCTGATTTATTTAACTCAGACTCGACCTGATATTTCTTTTGCAGTTGGTGTGATAAGTCGCTATATGCACAATCCAAAGAAGCACCATATAGAGGCTCTTCGGCGAATTCTAAGACATGTAAAAAGCGCAATGGATTATGGTCTTTTGTACAAGAAAGGTGAAGAATGCAAGTTAGTCAGCTACTGTGACTCTGACTATGCAGGAGACCATGATACTTGTTGTTCAACTACGGGCTTTGTCTTTAAGCATGGAGATGGAGCAATTTCTTGGTGCAACAAGAGGCAGCCAACAGTGTCGTTGTCAACAACAGAAGCGGAGTATCAGGCAGCAGCAGTTGCAGCTCAAGAAAGTACATGGCTTATGCAATTGATGAAGGATTTACAACAACTTGTTGGCTATGCAGTTCCCTTGTACTGTGACAATCAGTCAGCGATCTGTTTGGCTGAAAATTCTGTTTTTCACGCACGGACTAAGCATGTGgagatactgtcacgacccaaccagtgggccatgacgggtacccagagctga